DNA from Garra rufa chromosome 5, GarRuf1.0, whole genome shotgun sequence:
TCAAAGGGCAAGATTTCTTCAGTGCTTCAGACTATCCTCCCGACAGCATGCACAAATTCAGTGCGCCCTCAGTTAAACGCACCATCAAATCAGGAGGGCCACAGCAGCAGGCAGTCATCATTGTGTAGAGTCACAAAAGCACCCTCGAACCATTTTAAGAGACCAAAGAGTGACCAGGTTGTGCCACATGACAGAAAATATTATTCTGGTATGGAAAAAAGTGAACAGGCTAGAGTGTGGCCTATCAGTGAAGACCCCAAGCCCATCCCGGAAGCTCTGAGTTACATCAACATTGATGCTTATGAGCCTGACAGTAGTGGCGCTGAGGAGGACGACTTGAGTTTGAATCCTTCTCAAGCTGCTCAGAAGAGACTTGATGGTATTTGTGAATTGGGTGGAAATTCGCTTGATGATTCGCATCCTAATGTATTTTCAAAAATAAGTAAACGTTCAGTGCAAATAGCACCCTCTAAAAGCTCAACAGACCTTTGCTGTGCGGTACCAGATTTTGAAAGAACTGTAAAAGCAAAAAGCAAAGTTAGGCCATTGTTGGTTGACGAAGACCAAGCTCCAAAATGTCACGAGGTTACGGCCAGCTCTGCACCCGCTTCCTATGAAAGCACAGGAAAAACCAACCCTGAAGAAACATTTCAGTCCGAAATGGTCGTGAGGCCAAAGATCCGCAAACAGACGAGCGAGACTCACCTTGAAAGGAGGAAACGTTCGGAAAAAGAGGAAGTAAGCCATTTGTCAGGCTTAGCAGGCAGAAGCAAGTGTGGCTCTGCACCTCCGGGTTTGCTCGCACAAACAAGCCCTAAAAACGAGTTCCTCTTTGACTTTCCACCCATGGCCTTGAGTGACCTCAACTCTGAGGAGAGGACAAATGAAGATGATGATATTGCCAAAGTAGAAGAGGAGAATGACGATGATGATGAGATCTGGGAAGATCTGGAGAATTTTGGAGAGAAATGTGACCCATCTACAAAGGGTGATGAAAGGTACAGTATAGCATGtatcttaatttaatttattgcGCTAAAATGTGTTTGTACAGAGtaattatgtatataaaatatagaatatataaaaatactgtaTGTGCgttaatatacagtcaaaccaaaaattgacACCAGATATAGTTTTTGGTATTTTTTTTAGTGGGTGCGagcactatagttaatttatgtaagtgaggacagcaaaataaagtgaactttgacacattatacccaaaaattcttcatacagtggactaccagtaaaattgataaaaatctgGGACCAAAAATTgaacatgttttgcttaagtgttttttctttaattgctaatatgcccttttacaccacagactgaacaaaatgtagtattgcttggtaattggtcaacaaagtattgagagTTGTGTAAAtactgtcatactaacagttgtctgaatgtttggttgattgtaatccattacatacctttcatTCAAAGTTaactgacattatcaagatgagtttgttctgacacagtttaactatgagttcttttcatattttattaccattttctaaactatagtgaataaactgtgataatgtgagaaatgttgaaggtgtctaaataaattttggtttgaatgTATAGAAAGTGGTCAATACAACACAGTTGGTGTAACAAGACTCTAGTGGTTATACTATTGCGCTTTACACAATTAGGGCACGTTTATGTCACAATCTCTTTTTTTACATTCGTTTTATTTACATAGTTTATAACATCTAAAGGTTTACTTCCATTACTATCACACTATTGTTGAAAAAGATTTTGGGGTTGGTTATTTGTTTAATTCTTTTGAAAAAGGTCTtttattctcaccaaggctgcatttctttAACCAAAATTATAGTACAAACTGTAAtacttgaaatagaaatattttgcacATTTTAAGTCTTCTttgtcagttttgatcaatttaatgtgaccttgctgaataaaggtatgaattaacaaaaaataaataagtacaatTCTTAATGGCCCAaacttaatacatttaataatgtgattcagttgtagaaaagcatattttttacttttataggaatagttcacccaaaaatgaaaatctttcggatttcatcaaaaatcttttaatttgtgttcctaagaagaatgaaagtcttatgggtttggaacgacatgcgggtgagtaattcatgacagacttttcacttttgggtgaacaatcctttTAATTCTAATAAACAAAAGCATAATATTTAGGTCCCACCCTGTTGCTTATTTTGTGATAATAGATATATTTCTATAGCATGGTAGGAAGTAAATACTCACTATTTGGTTTTCTCAGTTTTTATATCACTTGAATTGTTGAATGTATTTGTCGAGCTCAACAATTAAACCCtgtgacaaaaatatattaaagatacatatttacatgtacatttataccattttatatattttttggtaacattttacaaacaaggtgtcatttgttaacattagttaatgtattaactaacatgaaagaTCGATGAACAAaacattacactatttattcatctttgttaatctAAGTTAATACAGATAGTCATTTGTTGCTTGTTCATGtttgttcacagtgcattaactaatgttaacaaacaacttgtgacttaaataatgcattagtaaattctgaaattaacattaagattattaaatgctgtagaagtattgtttattcttatttcgtgttatttaaaattacaaaattgcCCAAATCAGGCTTTTAGATTAGTTAAAAGTTACAGAAATTCAAAGTCAAGTGGACAAACCTCATTTTCTGAAGGTTAAGTCCCTCTTTTCATTGATCctttgttaaaaaagaaaaaaaaaacattttaactttgaGTTTCAAGCTCTATTTGACAgcctatttgtttaaaaaaatcctcATCATTGAAGTCAAGGATGAGCTTGGGCATTTACTGTGAATGCTTGATAAGGTATACACTCAGCAGGAAATGAGTGAGGTGCCAAAGGTGCGCTCAGTGGGTGCTCATTCTGCATGCTAAGGCTCTTCAGCTAAGAGGATTAGATTGACTTTTACGAGGTGGGCTCACGTGTGTTTGTGCGTGTATCctactcctttttttttttcttcttagcaGCAGCAGCTCAGAATACAGCGAGGGCGAGTGGTCGGCCTCCTGGACATCTGACTCGGGACTGGAGAAGGAGAGGTGCACAAGTGAAGAAAGCTGGGAGACTCTGCCTGGCATGGATGAACCGCCTGGCAGCAGTAGCAGCAGCAGTCTGGAGGAAGTGCCTTCTCTTAACCTCGCTTTAGAGTAAGCACACATCCTCTAACAAACTCTACACTTTAGTAATGCTGAGTAATTAAAAAAATTCATTATTCAGCTGCCCCCTTATTGACAAAGGCTAGtatttctaatgatttttggtgttTTActcagccctgcagagtttagttccaaccctgctaCACACAAACCATGTAGTTTTTAAATAAGTCTGAAGGACTTGATTAACTGGATTAGGTGTGTTTTATTAGGGTTGAAGATAAACTCTGCAGGGGTTTAGGTTTTAGGTGCTTTAGACGTTTTGgtaattgttttcattttgacTATGAAAATTAATATGGAAATGCATGACCTTAAGTTTAAGTGGCTTTTTAATGGCagtaaatcatttattttaatgcattttgtcatgccaaattaacatttttttttaaagcattccaAAAAGAATCACTTGCCAGTTGGAACAAACATCAGTGAGAAAGCCATCATTATCATAAAACACGGCAAAGTTTTGACATTATTTAGATATTGCAGACCACTGCCTGTCACTTTTTTTTTGTGGCTTTTTCCTCTTTGTTCATCTATAAAAATTAACCTAATCGTACTCGATGTTAATTTTACAGCAGTATTTATGAAAGCTTAGTGAGCTGCCTTACAGattacattttattgcatgatGTGTCGAGTTAACTAGGCTCGCACGATCCCATATGGCATAAATAAAATGTTGTCTGGGTAGGCCGCTTATCTGGACTTAATTAATAAATTGGCCATTAGGATTTTTTCCAACATTTACTGACAAATGAGTCTGTCTTTTGCAGTGTTGTACACATTGAACACCAACACATGTGCTGCTGCTATTATTCCTGCATCTTTGGTCACCTGGAACAGAATGCAACATCAGATTAATTTAAATgtgttaaacatttaataatgTAAAAGTGTTCCTTTTTTCTACTTTCCTGTATGCGATGTTTTTCAGGGAGCAGACCCCATTGGAGGAGGGCGAGATCCCCTGGCTTATGTATAATGAGGATTCGGGCAGCAGCAGTGATGAAGACCCTGATGGTGTCAGTCAGTTTGTGCACCCTGGCCTCTTTATCCTGGATGGCAACAATAACCTAGAGGATGATTCCAGCATGAGTGAAGACC
Protein-coding regions in this window:
- the pja2 gene encoding E3 ubiquitin-protein ligase Praja-2 isoform X2 — encoded protein: MGQEAGKSAWPKPAGGYQTISGRRYGRRHAYISFRPVTDKQRVASTVDCQNMERMSSQKNPAVASKGKISSVLQTILPTACTNSVRPQLNAPSNQEGHSSRQSSLCRVTKAPSNHFKRPKSDQVVPHDRKYYSGMEKSEQARVWPISEDPKPIPEALSYINIDAYEPDSSGAEEDDLSLNPSQAAQKRLDGICELGGNSLDDSHPNVFSKISKRSVQIAPSKSSTDLCCAVPDFERTVKAKSKVRPLLVDEDQAPKCHEVTASSAPASYESTGKTNPEETFQSEMVVRPKIRKQTSETHLERRKRSEKEEVSHLSGLAGRSKCGSAPPGLLAQTSPKNEFLFDFPPMALSDLNSEERTNEDDDIAKVEEENDDDDEIWEDLENFGEKCDPSTKGDESSSSEYSEGEWSASWTSDSGLEKERCTSEESWETLPGMDEPPGSSSSSSLEEVPSLNLALEEQTPLEEGEIPWLMYNEDSGSSSDEDPDGVSQFVHPGLFILDGNNNLEDDSSMSEDLDTEWRFLDEFGDGFGMAQAISYVDHSQLLTYMALEERLAQAMEAALAHLESLAIDVEQAHPPATEQIIDCLPQITVNAENTEQEQCCAICCCEYVKDEIATLLPCRHMFHKLCVTLWLRKSGTCPVCRHVLTPAVTEPASINTEQETPPSSHSASGGTC
- the pja2 gene encoding E3 ubiquitin-protein ligase Praja-2 isoform X1, translating into MGQEAGKSAWPKPAGGYQTISGRRYGRRHAYISFRPVTDKQRVASTVDCQNMERMSSQKNPAVASKGKISSVLQTILPTACTNSVRPQLNAPSNQEGHSSRQSSLCRVTKAPSNHFKRPKSDQVVPHDRKYYSGMEKSEQARVWPISEDPKPIPEALSYINIDAYEPDSSGAEEDDLSLNPSQAAQKRLDGICELGGNSLDDSHPNVFSKISKRSVQIAPSKSSTDLCCAVPDFERTVKAKSKVRPLLVDEDQAPKCHEVTASSAPASYESTGKTNPEETFQSEMVVRPKIRKQTSETHLERRKRSEKEEVSHLSGLAGRSKCGSAPPGLLAQTSPKNEFLFDFPPMALSDLNSEERTNEDDDIAKVEEENDDDDEIWEDLENFGEKCDPSTKGDESSSSSEYSEGEWSASWTSDSGLEKERCTSEESWETLPGMDEPPGSSSSSSLEEVPSLNLALEEQTPLEEGEIPWLMYNEDSGSSSDEDPDGVSQFVHPGLFILDGNNNLEDDSSMSEDLDTEWRFLDEFGDGFGMAQAISYVDHSQLLTYMALEERLAQAMEAALAHLESLAIDVEQAHPPATEQIIDCLPQITVNAENTEQEQCCAICCCEYVKDEIATLLPCRHMFHKLCVTLWLRKSGTCPVCRHVLTPAVTEPASINTEQETPPSSHSASGGTC